TCTCTTCTTGAAAGAGGAGTTTGAGTCAGTATGTgtgttttcattcttttttgcaACATGCAAACATCAACCACAGACACAGGGGTTAATTTGCTGTAATGTCcagttaaaacaatttaaaccatTTCATTGTGTGTTTTCAGGCTTGACAATTTATACGCTttcaaaaaaaagtataaaatcagGCACCCTCATACAGCTACAGAAAGgccaaaaaaatccaaaaagtaaaaacagcaGAATCCAGGACCAGTCCAGCAGCAGTGGACCACTTCGATGCCTTCCACAAGCCACCCTCATGTCCCTCTTTTTAATGTCTGTTTTGCTAATGTACTCGTTTCCAACGTGAGGGCCAGTCATTTTCCACCCACTGCTGAAGGAGCCGCAGTACATCGATACGTTGGTAAAACTGGCAGAGCTTGGTAAGCTCCGTCACCGGTTTCTGGCTGTAGCGGAACAGGAACTCCTgagttggactgtgggaggtggAGCCGTGTGTCCGCTGCTCGAGCATCATCAGCTCGTCGTAGCTCATGCCCCAGCGGCTGGCAAAGTTCTTCCAGTTCTTGACGGTGTAGTGCGCAGGGTCGAGCTTCAACCGCAGAGTGTAGAGTAGATCCTCATCGTCCAGCAGGTCGCTGATTTTAGGAGGTGGAACAGAGTACAGGCACTTCTCACAGGAACTCGACAAACACTGGAGATCTGGCGTGAACTCTGAGGCGGAGAAGTCAGGAAGGTTAGTAtgttaaaaatcatttaataatattaataataataaaaataataaatacaagaaaataaacatactACGTCTACCTGGAGTAATAGATCCCGGACAGATTAGTGCACTTGCATCATTTTCAACAGGCTGCCACACAAGAAAATAACGTcagtttcatgttttatttaaaacaaaactcgCCTTCATCGGCCTAAACGGGAGAAAACTGGGAATGAGAGAGTTGGACACCAACAtcttcgattcccacctcgggcctgtgtgcatgaaaatcgcatgttctccccagaCTTAGTGGCCttcctcccagagtccaaagacatacagtataggcTAACTGCCGTTTGTGATTGTCTGTGTCCTGCAACGGATTGACACCCAGTCGAGGATGTACCCTGTCTAGTACCCAGAGTTCCCTAAGATAGGCTTCAAACCTCCTGCGACGGGATAAGCACTAtagagaataagtgagtgagaatCAAGGTAAAATACAACCACATAAACCCGGGTCCACATTTAGTTTAAGATGTTTAACATTGAATTGCTTGACTTGCTTACGAACTGTACTTAACAATTACCCTGAACAATTAATTATCCAGAGAACCctttagaaaaacatttatttctctcaGACACTAAACTTATTGTTAACACTGCATGGGAAACAGCACAATCTCAAAGCTCTGATGCACACATGCTGTTCTTAATCACCTTAACAGTCTTGTAAAATTTAAGGAAACTACAAAATTGTCTCTTTGAATGTTCACTGAGAATGTTCCATCTTACAATTTTtgtgccttttttaaaaaaggggttttaaattttaatttaaaaaattgcagcAGTGTAAACCTGAGCAAAAACTTAAACTAAAACTCTATTTGGTACTAAAAACATCCGAAACCTTAACACAGTTCTGAGGAATGTCTTAATCCGAGGACATTTAAGCAATGTGAAACAGAGATTCAGAgatacattttacaacaatgtTTTAAAACGTCTTTTTAATTTTGCTCCAAAGCCAAGAGTTTCTCCTTCAAAACCCCCTTATTCTAGAagaatatttacatttgaatctgtttttctattaaaatttcATCACTAATTTTAAGGCGTCAATTTGGGCATAGTGGTTAACGCTATAGCCTCGCAtgtcagggtttgattcccaccttgagtctgtatgtggagtttgcatgttctccccatgtttggtgggtttcctcccacagtccaaagacatacagattaggttaattggattggcaccctgtccaggatcaTACCTTacctcatgccccaagtttcctgagataggcttcaggcccccacaaccctgtatacagtataagcgcCATAGAAGATGAATTAATACAAATTTTAGGCAAAACTATGTAATTACTATCCGGTTTATTTATCTTCGGAGAAAAACATCTGGCTTCTGTGAAGTTTCTAAAAAATAACCAAAACCTTTACCAAGTTgatctaaatctaaaaaaaagatttagaagATAAAGAAATTGTAATTTTCTGTCCAAATTCTGTTAAGAtcacatttagaaaaaacaaaaacaaaacaaacccccaaaaaaaaggttttttggaAGAACTACTTCCACGTCACGCAGACGTTCTGTAACAGGAGTTTTCCACAATTCACTCAAACAGGCCTCCGTGCTCTGGGTGAGATGTTTATAAGCAGCTGCCTCCTCACACCTGAACTGATTAGATCACCTGACACAAATTAATCTCGTTACTGTTCTATTTATAACCATCAATCTgtttaaaaggtaaaataaatgaccaaaaAATTGTCAAAGGAGTAAACTGTGAATTTTCAGCCCTGCACAAGAAAACCAGTGACATGTATACACATGTACACGCATAACACTCAGAGAAAGTAATTGCAGAGTGGGTTTTGGCACGTCTGAAAATAAACTTCCTGCAGGAAATAAAGTGGAGTAAATGGTGTGTGATCACACAGCTCTGGTGAGGAGGAGGAAACTTCACTGCAGTCGCACTGGGATAGACAcacaaaaagtgtgtgtatgtgtgtgacagagagtgagaaaaatataatatttaaatatcgaaatttaattaatataatttataaaccatcataattaaaaaatatacagattTCCTTCAATATAAACATCTATAAACatctatttaaaaatcaattcaTCTGTTTATCTAATGTTGTATATTGGAATTTGCTGGGAAGTAATAGGTAAAACAATATCTACTGTTTtcgctgtaaatgtaaattcacAACAAAATTACAACAAAACAGTTGTGatacatttcaattaaaaatgtggaaaaagtcagctgtacaacaataaaacatctAATCAGCTACTGTGAGAATAGAAAAGTGTAATTTCACAGCAGCTTCCCAACAGTTAATGCGATTTTTTTCCTAGTAAAGAACAACATGCTTCATGTTTTTATCCTGTTAGAATTAGATTAAAGGAAGCAGTTCCTCACCTGCTGTATTCTGTCTGTGGAAGGCGTGAGGAATCCTGGAGGCACTGAACAAAGCTGGAGAGTCACGTTGTCTACAAAATCCAGGACAAACAATATCACTTActcaaaaactaaacaaactattcatattaatgttaatgatAGTTCTATTTGGAAACGGCACtaagcctaatctgtatgtctttgaactgtggaaggaaaccagagcaccctgtttgcatgttgtccccaGCAATTacggggggaacatgcaaactccaatcACACAAATAAGAGGCAGAGGTCGAACCTAGACTCTGataatttttattagattttattacaTACATTACTTCAAGAAAATTAGTGCTAGACTTTTAGTTTGTACATGTACCTGTTCATCCCCCAATCATCTTTAGATCCCCCATGAAAAGAGGGACTGgaaagaataattaataaagcAATCTGTCACACCGTCCATAACCCCACACTGCCCCCTCCACTCCATGTGGTATTTTGTTGCTCAATGGGTGATGAGTGTAAAGATTAACAACAGAAAGGATGGGGATCTAAGCGGTACAGGGAGGAGCTACCGTGTGTCAACAACAGTCGTCTACATGTCTAAGACAGGTTCCAGATCCCAAAGCGGGCCTTTagagctttttatttaaaatcatcaGGCATAAAGAAGGATTAAAGCggcctcttcttttttttacctgtttggtATACCTCCccaaatttcttttattaatagcTGTAAATCAATATTGTaattttgattaattaatttcatgCTTAATATTGCAGATAAATCTGCAATAATTCGAATACTGAAGACATAAAAAACAGGACAATATTTCACagctattaaaataaaatatttgtaatctaataaaatatatttttttctttcttttcttctttttttttttatttgttcgaATGCCatggaaaaagtatttgcccctccCTAATTATTTTGCAGACTTATCACACtaaaatgattgagatcatcaaacaaattttaatatgacaagaaaatcccaagtaaatacaaaatagtttttaaattatgatttcatgTATTAAGGGAACAAAGCCATCCATTAATATAATCATATGTATTAATATCATAATTTGTTTGATAATCTCAAtgatttaagtgtgacaaatatgaaaaaaaaaatctaatattttatgttgttgttggtcatTCTGCTGCTCCtgacaaggggtcgccacagcggaatatccagtccggactacaacttggcataggttttacgccggatgcccttcctgacgcaaccctcacatttttatccgggcttgggaccggcagtGCATGTTATTTCaaaagaaattttaattaaaaatataaattgctaaaattatgaaaaaaatccaaaatgaatattaaataaagcaATGCAGATTACACTCTACTGTAATCAGATACGGTAACTATGACACAGTAGAGACttgttaaaaattttaaagcataATAATCCACAGCGTAGTACAATTacagtgtaatatttttatCTACATGATGCAGTCATGAATAAACCTGTCAGGATGATGATTAATGATGATTAATAACTGATACGTGAGATGACAACATTAAAGATTGGACAACAGGAGTGACATGAAATCCATAGAGAAAATAAACCCTGATCCTctgaaaaaacatcaaaataacTGATCGAAGTCAGTTATGTGAAATTGAAAGACTTTGCAAAAGAGGCCTTGTGCTAGCATGTAAGCTGTTATGCTAATCTTAAAATGTGGCTTGCTTTATGAGGAAGCAAAATTAGCAACAATCCAATTAGTTGTAAATATTAATCTtctaataatgtaataatgtaggAAAATAACCTCAGAGACAAAGCTAATATTGGAGATTAATCATAAAGCACTAAAGATATCTGTGTACATTTTAGACTAAACTAGAATAACATTAGCTAGATATTTTCAAACTTAGCCAGctaatgtttaataatgtacCTAAAGAAGTTTACTGTAGCAATCCAGACTGCTAGCTAGCTAAACATAACCAGCGTTTCCTAATATAAAAtcctatatatatttaaataatagacTGAGGCACAGACCGAGGCATAGGCAGAACAACTCAAGACTTGATGCTGCTAAGATGCCCAGgttgttaactggtgatttGCTAATATTTGTAATGAGCTAAAAGACACTGAACTCAGTACACTTTAGCTACACTGGCTATAGTCTTAATTCAAgctagctattttttttttttttagctaacaGAATATATAAAGCAGTGTGTCCAGCATTGGCTCAACAAAGTACAACTTCTGCtgagacaaaaacaacaacaacaacacagctTTAGCAGCAATAGCTAAGCTAGCCAGCTCCCTAAACCTAGCATAGGTTTAACACATACTGTTGCAGTTTATTtagatttgtatttaatttagcCTGTTTATTCTTTAACAAGTAGCTATAAGATTTTAGTACCTAGTCATTTTTATCTTCATGTTAGTTATATTAACTTGCTGCTAGCCATGTTAAGTATTATTATAAGCTCTGACTGAGGCACACATGTAAGAAGAGGTTGTGGTGTAAACTCCTGCGTTACCATGTGGATCAGTCACTTGAACGGGGTAGTTGGACTTCAGTGAGCGAGActgtaagaaaagaaaaaaagcgtCACACGTTACTTCAGAGAAcctctctctacacacacacacacacctgacagtgACTCTGTATCTCTCttatccctcttttttcccCTGAGTAGAGGTGTATTTGAACAGATAAGAGGCTAGCAAGTAGAGCAAACACTTTCAGGCTAATGAGGTGAGGACAAGCTGAAACACATCTCCATTCCAGCACAGCACAAAGACCTGACTCACCACCTCGACTCACTGCCTACTTCACTCATGACCGTTATACCATTCTaatgaaggtgttgattaattttctataatagCAGCCCTAacagtagtgcaggtttatattaatgatcGCACTCGAATGCGATATCATTTCTATTGCAACAGCTAATTCAGAGAGGGATGTGTACAGTGGACAGAGTGCTCGTTTTACCACCACACACAGCACCACCTCAAGTAACCTTCTTCTTATTCCACAGCTGTTTATcaataatgatttttaaaaaaaacaaaatgtcaatAAAGATGCAGCAATTGGCCAGTGAACAGAATCGAGGGTTTTTCAGCTTGATTGACCACGAGTGAAGACAGCATTAGCGATATCTGATTCTGCCCCAGTAAAACCGGCACACATGGGCTCCAGAGTGgcatgaaagaaaaacattcccTCTTTTATTTCGAGATCAGCAATCCAGGCAAAGTCTAGGGAGCAAACTGGCCGCGCTCTcaataatgaattattaatgaataaCACTTCCCGCTGAGGGTTTTCCACCCCcgctaatggtgcgtgagcagcTGTTCACAAAGGATCATCATATGACCAAGAGGAAGCACACGATAGCCTTTGCCCACTCTTGTTGGTGGCTGTGGCTAcattttttgttggattttatTCATACAAAAAGCTTGTTCCTATAATCTGGATCAATTTTTACAAAAGCTGATTTCTTATTAATTATATCTGAACTTC
This genomic stretch from Clarias gariepinus isolate MV-2021 ecotype Netherlands chromosome 13, CGAR_prim_01v2, whole genome shotgun sequence harbors:
- the edaradd gene encoding ectodysplasin-A receptor-associated adapter protein, giving the protein MSLQALHEPLGRIASEPVEDVDPSSFITDTSRSLKSNYPVQVTDPHDNVTLQLCSVPPGFLTPSTDRIQQPVENDASALICPGSITPEFTPDLQCLSSSCEKCLYSVPPPKISDLLDDEDLLYTLRLKLDPAHYTVKNWKNFASRWGMSYDELMMLEQRTHGSTSHSPTQEFLFRYSQKPVTELTKLCQFYQRIDVLRLLQQWVENDWPSRWKRVH